The Belonocnema kinseyi isolate 2016_QV_RU_SX_M_011 chromosome 2, B_treatae_v1, whole genome shotgun sequence nucleotide sequence caactattttcaaattgttgattaaaattttcaaattagagaattttattttcaatttagcgATTAAcatcaaaattcagaaatctacaattataataattcaaaattaaacaaattagtaaTTTACTAAGGtatccattaaaaaataatattatccttatatattttaatttaagacaccacaatttttacttttgaatttaaaattgtctacATTTTAACACtttgtttagaattattatttaatttttttaatcttccaatcaaatattaaaaaaatattactcagtcatttttttcaaatccttaactagaaatcagacaattttaaggtattatattgaaattaaaaaagttgaaaaaaaaaacaagtttactAGGATAGGGATTTTTTGAATTGGAGTATTTTATgcgtttcaattcgaaattgttttttaaaagctGAGTTTGTCTGGAACATtgtcaagtaaaaaataatagaattttcaatgctTGGTTCTAAAACCTTCTTATTCTAAACGCTTTAATATGAGAAATTACTGGAATAATGTTCACTGGTTTGAATATATTTTGGAggaatttaattcaaattgtttaattacaaattcttaaAACAGAAATGTTGAAAgatttgattgacattttttatatttaaattgaaaaatacgagattgtgaaattgaaaattgtgaacctactaaaattacgaaattgcataccaaatatgttttaatttaagtatttgaagcaaaatataataatataataataataatattaatactaacttttttactgtaaaatgtgACTTCTATcacaaataattaatgaataaaattcaaatattttcaactgaagcgcaaaaagaataaataaaaattcaatgataaagTGTTTTCATTCAAGTGAAACAACTttatgttaacaaaaattttataaaatgccaAACTGATGACTAACAAATTTTCACATTGACAtgatggaaattttaaaaaattcttgaaaaatgaatcaagaatCTGATGACCAAATGCGGATAACACACTATTAAATTTGtccatgcaaattttaaaaaccaaattaaaaaatagaacaaaaaaagaagccaacttcttaaaaattgcatttttcattcagtaattaaagaaatttgaaatgtaGGGTACAATATTTCTACAATGTAACAGTTTGATTTACAGTTTACTGACCTTGGAATTTCTCCAAATAATTTCCAGAGGAATCTTTAGGAATTACTTAAAGAATAGAATATACATTACAATGAATcctacaaaaactttttaataactgtgccttattaaaaaaaacgtacgCGTTTTATTATAAAGAACTTATTTGTTTCACGTTGTTTAACATTTGAGTTCAAAGTTTCCCATTAACTTTCAATGAATCCAGGTAATCTCTTATTTGCACGTTAATTACATGTAAGTGTGACCTTGGAAATATTCAGAAAgtattatgaagaaaaaattccagaaattgaCATGTTGTTTGTATTACCTAACTGTTAAAAGTTTTTGCTTTTGTACAATGTGTGTCAGCAAACCCGTTTCATCtcgatatttttagttgaatcatgcaaaagaaaaaactttaaagaacccaaaacattaaaattttaaataatttattgaatagcGGTTACTTCTCACCTTCTAATTGCATGCTTTCtaaaaatcaactgaaaaaaatgatgtCACATGTGGTAATGTGGTAATTAGAGGAAAACATTtattagtttcttaaaatttcgcTCTTTCTAATTCTATCGAAAGTATTTCTAATTAGGTTAatgttggtaaaaaaaaataatcccattaatatttatttttatcgatTTAATAGTTGCAGTAGTTGCATAAGTTAGTCGGAATAATTGCTGTCTTACAGTTCAGAGACTTCCACAAGTTAAACTTATAATTATCCTAGTTTACAAACAGCTATTTAATCTTTCTGCACTATcagtatttttgtttatttattgccgaaatatcaaatttaatattccatctttttaagaaatttttttctttcagttcCGAATACTTTGCCTACTGGCCGTCTTAGGCCTAGGGCGATGCCTTGATCATGTGCCATCTCGAGAAGAAATCGAAGCTTCCATCAACCGGACAATTGAAGAAGTAGAAAAAAAAGTGCAGGCAGATCCAAGTTTGCCGAGACTATCCAGAAAAGACATAGTCGATATTCTCCATAACATAACTACAAAAGACCTTATTTCTTATGGCAATAAAACCCTAGAAAATACCAGAAATGATTACCAGAGAGCACTTATGGTTGTCTTACCCTACAACACAAATGGTTCAAATGAAAGTCTCGAGGAACTTTATACGAAACCCCCAATGGTTAAGATGGTATCAGACGATTTGGATACCAATGACAATGAGAATCAAAAGTTTGAACTTCCCTCTGAAAATTTAATCACGATATTCCCTACATCAAATTCAGTAAATGCAGTATCTACTACCAAAGATCACCACAAGCATTTCGAGGGTGATCAGAGATTGGATAAAAGACCAGAGAGATTTAGCTTTGATTTGGAAAAATTGGCTAAGGTCCCTGTAACTACCGAAAAACCTCTTCACACCTGGAAACCTATTCCTAAGAAAACTACGAATACTCCTGATAGTGCTCAAAGCAGCTCTTCAGGTTATGTTGATTATAACACCAAAGTAAGTACAACAGATAAACCAATTTCAAAACCCACTCAGCATATTTTGTCCTCTGACCAGTGGAGTTATCATGCCCCTCCTACAACCCCAAAAGCAAGGTATCCTCTTCCCCAGAAGGGATTTTTCCTTCCTACCATGCAGAGTACACTTGACGAGAGAAataaggaagaaaataaaaaacaggaattATTTACATTGTTTGAGGATTCGGACGTAATGACAGAACATTCTTCTCCAATTTACGTAACTCCGATGAGCGAATCAAAGCCAAAGTCAGTTTATACCTTGGCAGCTGGAGGATTTCTTTCATCAACAACCCCACCACCAATGAGGAAAGAAGTGGAGGATCTTCTCCAATCAATTGGACTACGGCCAATGCAGAATGAcgacaaaaaattagatttgataTTTGATCAGAAATTATTAGACTCTAAGTTTCAGATTCCAGACACAAGTAATGTGATTCAAGGTCAAGTTACTGGATTGACAGCTGCAGATATAAAAGCAGCTTCAATAATCGATCAAAATACTTTTGACAACTCTGACACGAAGTTTAAGAAAGGAGTGGACAATCTTACACCATCTGTTCAACTTCTCTTCCAGAAATTCGGTCTTCAAACTTCTTTAAATGCAGAAGCTTCAACCtcaacaacaacaacgacgacagtGAAACCTACACTGCCAGGTTATAATTcctattcaaattttaagccacTCCCAAATTCTGCAGTGCAGGATAAGGAGATGAGAGACTTTTTGGCAAGGTTTGGATTGGGTGTTGGTGAATCTAGAAGCCAGAAAGCTATTTCGCCTCGGAAAAATACGAGAGAGGAACCTCCTTCATTAATCGAGGCTGTTCCTGGaaatatgaaaagaattttagaaaatattgggCTCATCACTAAGAGCAGAGCAAGAAGTGAAGTTGGTTCGaggaaagaaattaatgttcaaaccaCAGCTGCGCCTCAATTACATGTATTTAAGCCACATGAAACTTCTGTTTTTAATGATAAGCAAAGATCAAAGATTAATGAGTTGTTGGAGACTGTGAAGAAAGTTCAAAGAGGAAAGGCTAATGTTGAGGAGGTTCAAAGAGTTGCGGATGAAGTTTTGGAGACTACGAAATCTCTTCCAGAAGGACCAGATCCTGCTAGTTTGGAAGAGATTTTGAAGCTTTATAAGGAGGATTTGAGGAATGAAGTAAAGAGACAACAGGCAGCCGAAGAATATGAGAAAAAGTTGAAGGAGGAAAAGGAAGAAGCAGAAAAGAAAGAAGCTGAAAAGGAAGAAGCAGAACGAGAGAAGAAAGAAGGTGAAGAGAAGAAAGCAAACGAAGAAAAAGGTCAGGCGAAATCGATAATTTCGGTGGCTTCTGGCGGCATTAAAAAGTTTATGGTTTACATGTTGGGGACTTCGGAAATGTGGTTTGGAAAGATCATTGGTGGTTTATCAAAAATGAGAAGCTTTCTAAAGAATGTGGCTGGTAAACTAAAGCACACAGTCAGCAGCTGACGATATCATTAATATTAAACGATCCGAAAATTTGGCTGTGATCGTATACATACCTCATACATCTCCACATTCTCTTCGGCTCTTTCGATTGCTTCACCTCATTCTGTCCTAACAACTTTAAAAACACTTCTCTTTCTTTTGTAAGTTTTTCTCGGTGAAAACTAACTTCCTTTCGTACTAACTAATTGCATGAGAATATTTTAGATTCTGGTACTGATGATTTGATTTAactacttcaaaattaaacttgatTTCATTACACTACTGGTCGATAGTATTGGACGGGGGGAAAAAACTATGGTAATCCAATGGACAGCTTGGTTACCTGAACTGGTAATCTTAGTAATCCAGTGTAAcacgaagtaatccacttgtagcactaatccagtgtaatccacttgtaatttgtAATCCAGTAGTTCAGCGTAATACACTTTTAAGGCAGAATAATCCGcatgtaatccagagtaatccacatAAAGtctagagtaatccacttgtaaagtAAATAATTGGAAGTAATTTAAGctattcaaaaaattagattctaatCCAAAGTAATCCATGTAATTCGGAGTAATTTACATAGATAGACTGAATAtttgtcaactattttgttgaaaatttcttgtgtttttttgtttgttgaaaatttaattttctttattggaaatctaactattccatttttggttaaaaattgatctgtttagcGGAAAAACAGActtcaagctaaaaaaattaatctttttttaattcattgataaaGTAGATAAGCCTTATTTATTActtctataattattaatttaaaaaattatgtttttagtttaagcttcaactatatttggttagagagtaatttctttattaaaaaatacaactgttgtgttgaaaatgaattgtttttgttgaaaattgtactatattggtaagaatgaatttttctatggatgaaaacaaattttctaactgaaaaattatattttatatttttggtacgaaatgtatatcttttttagcttaaaatacaactacttggttgaatcgTGAAATGcttaattataaattgatttttctcaTTGAGAGTTGttgattataattgaaaatggtttaattaaaaagttgactaattatgttaaaaattcgtttcctttgtcctcaaaattaatttcttaactgtcAATTTGAccgttttatttttgataaaaatttgccttttttcattgaaaatttatgtatttcgttgaaattttatttctttggtagaaaatatagattcttgcttgaaaatttattttgttagttgaaacttcaactatttggtttcaaattcatgtattttgttaaatattcaatttttttagtaagaaaaataatctgtttgtttgaaaatttatgatttgtgttgaaaattcattttttttgttgaaaattaatttttttaaccaaaaattgaaattttacatattttattacgaattcatttttttagtagaaaaatttactatttggttgtaaatttatgtattggatttaaaaatcgacttttttcgtagaaaatatgtCTTCTTGGCTTAAAAGTCTACTGCTTGATCGagacttgaactactttgttaaaaatgacttattgtttgcttgaaaaatgtgtatgcataatttttacttgaaaattcatcactttggttaaaaatttctatgctttgttgaaaaatcgttctttttaggtaattttgttttattaaaaaatttcaatattccgttttttattgcgaatttataatttttttatttgagaattcaactgtttggttaaaaatttaagtaatttgatgtaaattcgtttttttctctttgtagaaaattgatcttttcgattgaaaattaatgtttttaattaaaaatttaattattctctttttaggaaaaaaataatttttgatattgagaatgtaactattccaactTTGCTGAAGatcgtatttttttagttaaaaattcctgcgTCTTGTTGAagaatcttcttttttgttaaggattcaactattttgttaaaatctcttcattttcggttgattagaactattttttattgaaacttaaactGTGTTTTGGCTGATATTTTAACTAGtacattttctgttgagaatccatctcttttggctaaaaattaactattttgtagaaaattttttaatggatgtttttaatgaagatttaactatGCTACTGTTggttaaaacttatcttttctagttaaaaattcaactatttgtttgaaaaatggtcttcatagtttgaaatatcaactgtttttgtgaaacttcgtctttttctgtagataattcatgttttcagttgaaaataaaactatttagttaaacgacgttaatcctttttggttgaaaattcgcgtgAGGCAACACCGTGagaaagcttattaaattctgaattaaatgaGCCTTTGTTAAAGTAATTTTGCCTTGTATGCATTGCATAATCACGTGAGAAAGACCaagtgaattttcgatttataagcaatttttttcacttgaactTCAATGCTTGGCAcgagtttacaaaattaatttattaatttgatattctggaaaagtgatcttttgtattaagattttcatttgagttatcaaacattaaaaaatctctACGGGttcataaaataacaatttttatgttGATCTCCGCAGCCCCTGCCAAgagttaagtaaaaaattaattagaaatcggaattttatttttgtctttctcaCGTGATAATTTAATACATACAAGGCCAAATTACTTCAAATAGGCCTCATTGGAcgcaaaatttattaatcttttaaacgatcacttttcaacgtaaagaataatttttaactgatcaACCGGTTAGTGGTCAGATACTATCCATCGATAGCACAGCCTCACAAAAAAAgcaagtgtgcggatctggtaacaagccatacgtattcctatggattttggggcgctgaattcaaattcggtatcaaaaatcacccatcacgtcatggttgagccataacctcaaaaaatgacgaaaaaNNNNNNNNNNNNNNNNNNNNNNNNNNNNNNNNNNNNNNNNNNNNNNNNNNNNNNNNNNNNNNNNNNNNNNNNNNNNNNNNNNNNNNNNNNNNNNNNNNNNgaattaacagaaatttattgaactacacgtaaagctctggaagcatattttcccagtagcaaatgtctgctacatcgaatgggtcaactcgagcctaacctaaaaataaatctaacctagcctaacctaacctaacctcacgaaacacaaactgattgtgttgtcccgctgtgtttgAGGTACCGTTttaatcagcttgggcttaacctgcaaagaggtcaaacctatcctaacctaaaaaaacctgacctaacctgacctaacctaacttaacttcacgtataacaattaaactcattatgttgccccgttgtgtttgcggtaccgtttcattcagcttcggcttaacctacatagaggtttaacctatcctaacataacctaacctagccaaatgaaattcaaccacacgtgtagctgtgtaagtgtacggttctcagtcttaaatgtgtgctatatttaataggttaactcgatcttaacctacaaatgaatgtaacttaacagaacctaacgaaattttgcttaacgcaacacaacttaacttaagtgttcccgttgtaacacaataaaattcatttcattgtactacaggtggttaaaaatttagacgcacatttctcatttgaagaaatttagaactacaagtagaattgaacccatttcaattaacctgacaatgtttgtatcaattaaaatttaggactgtaacttaaacatgcaaatgttaacctattaaatatagcacacatttaagactgagaaccgtacgcttacatagctacacgtgtggttgaatttcattcggctaggttaggttaggttaggtttttttagctTAGgctaggttaaacctctatgtaggttaagccgaagctgaatgaaacggtaccgcaaacacaacgggacaacacaatcagtttaattgtgttacgtgaatttaagttaggttaggttaggtcaggtttttttaggttaggataggtttgacctctttgcaggttaagcccaagctgattcaaacggtacgaCAAACACAAAGGGAcaaacaatcagtttaattgtgtttcgtgaggttaggttaggctaggttagatttatttctaggttaggctcgagttgagctattcgatgtagcacacatttgcttctgggaaaatatgcttccagagctttacgtttagttcaataaatttctgttaattcaagttATGTTTTTGAAGTGTATATTTGCatgactggcattattttgaaatttatttgccgcagtgcatgatttttcgtcagtttttgaggttatggctcaaccatgacgtgatgagtgatttttgatatcgaatttgaattcagcgccccaaaatccataggaatacgtgtgtcttgttaccagatccgcacacttgttttttttgtgtggctgtgtagtgTATATTCCGAAACTAAAACTTTTGTGTTGGTAGTGGATGAACTTTCAGATTAATATTTCtcttcaaaaagaatattaataattttcgcTTCTTGTTAAATCCTCACACATTTCGATTGCGTCATTTTACATCTTTCATCTTGCCCTTTGTACTACGTCAAAGGTTGACATTCTGGGATTGCATGTTACGTGTACTCGTTGCATGCTAATATGCTATGTATGATTAACGGCTATAGGACACTTATCTTTTAAAGAAAGATTAAAGGAGATTtgatgtttgaaaatgaaattcaataaatttcatgcTATGAGATTTAAAAGTGAAAggagaatttatcattttgtaaTAGAAGCGATTATGAAAGGTTTCACTATTTCGCAATTAATTGATGGTTTGTTTTggatataaacttttttgtttacattcTAATTtctcaataattgaaaaaaaaaacattttactaaGACTCTGGAGTTCTTAAATCTATCCCTAGATAAAGTATATAAAAGAAAAACTGGATAAATAGAATATATATCCTAgatagaattaattttatagctgtcagacttcacactctttgcTCTATTCCtctatttttccctttttaaagaattcatcctttttcacCTGTTTCCAAGAAACTTCGATTTTGttccctttttctcattttttcccttAAACGCTAACTGAATCAATAGAACCcagtaagaaaatccaactatttttggttaaaattggttgaacattcaactaatttgttaacaattgttgtttttttttcgttaaatattacttttcttaactgaaaatttaactattccatctcGTGTCTGAAAATAAGCTTTAAGTCAAAAATCTATATGTATTACATTCttcttaaagaatttataatttttggttgataatttaactatttaatttttggatgagaatggatggatttcagttaaaaattcacgtacttTGTTAAAGATGCGtccttctggtagaaaattaatcttcatgatctaaaaatcaactatttggttgaaagttgaactactttgttgaaaaaaaattttattagatgaTTCATCTcatcggtagaaaatttaaccaattttttcaaaatttgaatttctctttggttacaaatcagtttttataacttaaaatctaaccatttgatttttgtttgaaaaattatcgtttctagatgaaaagtaatttttttttggacatTGAAAAGTTTggtaaaaaacgcgtttttttaaactgaaaattcaacaatttggttaatatttatttttcttagctgaaaatctttttttgttgaaaattacttttcttaactgaaatttcGATTATCCAATCTTTggataaacattaataatttctagcaaaaaaaaatcatctattacatttttggctgaaaatttaacaatttaatttttggaagaaaatggatagtttttagttgaaaatttataagttttgttgaaaagcgtgtttttgataaaaaattaatcttattgatcgAAAAATCGACTACTTGGT carries:
- the LOC117167238 gene encoding uncharacterized protein DDB_G0284459 isoform X1, translated to MGFRILCLLAVLGLGRCLDHVPSREEIEASINRTIEEVEKKVQADPSLPRLSRKDIVDILHNITTKDLISYGNKTLENTRNDYQRALMVVLPYNTNGSNESLEELYTKPPMVKMVSDDLDTNDNENQKFELPSENLITIFPTSNSVNAVSTTKDHHKHFEGDQRLDKRPERFSFDLEKLAKVPVTTEKPLHTWKPIPKKTTNTPDSAQSSSSGYVDYNTKVSTTDKPISKPTQHILSSDQWSYHAPPTTPKARYPLPQKGFFLPTMQSTLDERNKEENKKQELFTLFEDSDVMTEHSSPIYVTPMSESKPKSVYTLAAGGFLSSTTPPPMRKEVEDLLQSIGLRPMQNDDKKLDLIFDQKLLDSKFQIPDTSNVIQGQVTGLTAADIKAASIIDQNTFDNSDTKFKKGVDNLTPSVQLLFQKFGLQTSLNAEASTSTTTTTTVKPTLPGYNSYSNFKPLPNSAVQDKEMRDFLARFGLGVGESRSQKAISPRKNTREEPPSLIEAVPGNMKRILENIGLITKSRARSEVGSRKEINVQTTAAPQLHVFKPHETSVFNDKQRSKINELLETVKKVQRGKANVEEVQRVADEVLETTKSLPEGPDPASLEEILKLYKEDLRNEVKRQQAAEEYEKKLKEEKEEAEKKEAEKEEAEREKKEGEEKKANEEKDSMGSAQELLPASVTTTTAATTSKGSFFDNFDIDAVLKNAQENSDGTSTSSSASATLPNLTALEESFGGTTKKPDPVVPTRRRTGLYFLVDWNTFLEVGEEGKDKVNLKFQPKVGDRTRFVKVTVP
- the LOC117167238 gene encoding uncharacterized protein DDB_G0284459 isoform X2, whose amino-acid sequence is MFRILCLLAVLGLGRCLDHVPSREEIEASINRTIEEVEKKVQADPSLPRLSRKDIVDILHNITTKDLISYGNKTLENTRNDYQRALMVVLPYNTNGSNESLEELYTKPPMVKMVSDDLDTNDNENQKFELPSENLITIFPTSNSVNAVSTTKDHHKHFEGDQRLDKRPERFSFDLEKLAKVPVTTEKPLHTWKPIPKKTTNTPDSAQSSSSGYVDYNTKVSTTDKPISKPTQHILSSDQWSYHAPPTTPKARYPLPQKGFFLPTMQSTLDERNKEENKKQELFTLFEDSDVMTEHSSPIYVTPMSESKPKSVYTLAAGGFLSSTTPPPMRKEVEDLLQSIGLRPMQNDDKKLDLIFDQKLLDSKFQIPDTSNVIQGQVTGLTAADIKAASIIDQNTFDNSDTKFKKGVDNLTPSVQLLFQKFGLQTSLNAEASTSTTTTTTVKPTLPGYNSYSNFKPLPNSAVQDKEMRDFLARFGLGVGESRSQKAISPRKNTREEPPSLIEAVPGNMKRILENIGLITKSRARSEVGSRKEINVQTTAAPQLHVFKPHETSVFNDKQRSKINELLETVKKVQRGKANVEEVQRVADEVLETTKSLPEGPDPASLEEILKLYKEDLRNEVKRQQAAEEYEKKLKEEKEEAEKKEAEKEEAEREKKEGEEKKANEEKDSMGSAQELLPASVTTTTAATTSKGSFFDNFDIDAVLKNAQENSDGTSTSSSASATLPNLTALEESFGGTTKKPDPVVPTRRRTGLYFLVDWNTFLEVGEEGKDKVNLKFQPKVGDRTRFVKVTVP